One genomic segment of Burkholderia multivorans ATCC BAA-247 includes these proteins:
- the icmH gene encoding type IVB secretion system protein IcmH/DotU, whose amino-acid sequence MSRMSSATQSGSAPKIVSARRTSAPPRQPNGTFLSNSEPRQQPGSRRNRPFGPLAPPEDEPTRLAAVLGHRNGLLEAGRVLLRALIDMSALIDTGHDARLRDLLLEEVRVFERLCVRANIRVDHRIGARYCLCTALDEAAMRVLAARGDASGSAAWASDALTHRIGEDNQGGSKVYALTLRLLDDAADHWPLLELIYRIFSLGFEGRYPHGRTFSAHDRVRERIYNAIAAHLPTVPNALSPHAATIESARPRACFEMPVWLSAALLSAALCALYVYCRIESGAQADDVQRQLSNIARTAPYSAIDPPQGDPAR is encoded by the coding sequence ATGAGCCGAATGTCGAGCGCGACGCAATCCGGTAGCGCACCCAAAATCGTGTCGGCGAGACGCACGTCCGCGCCACCGCGACAGCCAAACGGCACGTTCCTCTCGAACAGCGAGCCACGGCAGCAACCCGGCTCGCGCCGTAATCGTCCATTCGGGCCACTTGCGCCGCCCGAAGACGAACCGACGAGACTGGCAGCGGTACTTGGCCACCGTAACGGCTTGCTGGAAGCGGGCAGGGTGCTGCTTCGGGCCTTGATCGACATGTCCGCCTTGATCGACACCGGTCATGACGCACGTCTGCGCGACCTGCTGCTCGAAGAAGTCCGCGTATTCGAGCGCCTGTGCGTACGGGCCAACATCCGCGTGGATCACAGGATCGGCGCCCGATATTGCCTGTGCACTGCACTGGACGAAGCTGCAATGCGCGTACTGGCGGCGCGCGGCGACGCGTCGGGAAGCGCTGCATGGGCGTCAGACGCGCTGACCCATCGGATCGGCGAGGATAACCAGGGCGGCTCGAAGGTCTACGCGCTTACGCTGCGCCTGCTGGATGACGCCGCCGACCATTGGCCGTTGCTCGAACTGATCTACCGGATTTTCAGCCTGGGGTTTGAAGGCCGGTATCCGCATGGCCGGACGTTCAGCGCGCACGACCGCGTACGAGAACGAATCTACAACGCGATCGCGGCGCATCTGCCCACCGTCCCGAACGCGCTGTCGCCCCACGCCGCGACGATCGAATCGGCGCGACCGAGAGCCTGTTTCGAAATGCCGGTGTGGCTGTCGGCGGCCTTGCTGTCAGCGGCGCTCTGCGCGCTGTATGTCTATTGCCGCATCGAGTCGGGCGCGCAAGCCGACGACGTGCAGCGCCAACTTTCCAACATCGCGCGCACCGCGCCATACAGCGCGATCGACCCGCCGCAGGGCGATCCGGCGCGGTAG
- a CDS encoding PAAR domain-containing protein, whose product MPARVATLGTLTTHGGAVTSASAGVAINGRPAACVGDAVSCPLHGAGVITNGGVGTINGRQIAHHGSGTSCGATLVVSDDGPTV is encoded by the coding sequence ATGCCAGCCCGCGTTGCAACCCTTGGCACATTGACCACCCACGGTGGCGCGGTCACATCAGCGAGCGCAGGCGTCGCGATCAACGGACGTCCCGCGGCATGTGTAGGCGATGCGGTGTCATGCCCGCTACATGGCGCGGGCGTTATCACCAACGGCGGCGTCGGCACGATCAACGGCCGCCAAATTGCCCATCACGGCAGCGGCACGAGTTGCGGCGCGACGCTTGTCGTGTCCGACGACGGTCCGACGGTCTGA
- the tssF gene encoding type VI secretion system baseplate subunit TssF produces MNPHLLDAYSRELLYFKELVEEFAQAHPKIARRLGLHAGEIADPFVERLVQAASFTTARLQLKLDAAFPLLSSRLLETVYPNYVAPTPSIAVARLYPDEQQGNLLEGFRVPRGTAFTSRVPDGERTPCTFRSGLDVTLYPLEIVSARLTGVPPDIPSVERYGAADRPIRGALRLRLRATGEARFDELRGLDRLSVYLAGDERVASRLFELIHAGAVASVIGMPNRFADSNRSFGVVRDRAIEHTGLAVDESLLPLVGTKFHGHNLLHEYATCPARFWFFTLTGLNAGLRYLTDREAEIVVLLDRFDGSLVEHVDASRFALFCTPVINLFRRTSDPAEVPGTGAEILVQPDRQNGSDYEVFAVEALHGFVSKGAASLEFRPLYRALLNNKADHGRYFTIRREHGTAKTSYRRYGARTPYVSTDVFVSLVDENEQSYPQAMKYLSVDAWLTNSDLPSLLEPDGANDLTVEISAPVRRTELVRAPSAARAPLAQGDAAWRLIGQLNLDYGRLETQDGSALRDILILFAAADDARFRRQIDSLVRVETRPVTKKLPGHGPLRFGRGIECVLTVDEAGFDGASPFLFGVILEHYVARHVSTHSFTQSVLRSPQRGELMRWPVRMGTRSAA; encoded by the coding sequence ATGAACCCTCATCTGCTTGATGCCTACTCTCGAGAACTGCTCTATTTCAAGGAGCTGGTGGAGGAGTTTGCGCAGGCGCATCCGAAGATTGCGCGCCGGCTGGGCCTGCATGCCGGCGAGATTGCCGATCCCTTTGTCGAGCGTCTGGTGCAAGCCGCGAGTTTCACGACGGCCCGGCTGCAGTTGAAACTGGATGCCGCGTTCCCGTTGCTGAGCAGCCGGCTGCTCGAAACGGTCTATCCGAACTACGTCGCCCCAACGCCATCGATCGCGGTAGCGCGTCTCTATCCCGACGAACAGCAAGGCAATTTGCTCGAGGGTTTTCGTGTCCCTCGCGGCACGGCGTTCACGAGCCGCGTGCCCGATGGTGAGCGCACGCCCTGCACGTTTCGCAGCGGTCTCGATGTGACGCTGTATCCGTTGGAGATCGTTTCGGCGCGCCTGACCGGCGTGCCGCCGGACATTCCATCGGTAGAGCGCTATGGCGCAGCCGACCGGCCGATTCGCGGCGCATTGCGTCTCAGGCTCCGTGCCACCGGCGAAGCGCGCTTCGATGAGCTGCGCGGTCTCGATCGGTTGTCCGTCTACCTGGCAGGCGACGAGCGCGTCGCATCGCGGCTGTTCGAGCTGATCCACGCTGGCGCCGTGGCTTCCGTGATCGGGATGCCGAATCGTTTCGCCGATTCGAACCGATCATTCGGCGTTGTCCGCGATCGCGCCATCGAGCATACGGGGCTGGCTGTCGACGAGAGCTTGCTGCCGCTCGTCGGGACGAAGTTTCATGGCCATAACCTGCTGCACGAATATGCGACGTGTCCCGCGCGCTTCTGGTTTTTCACGCTGACCGGTCTGAATGCGGGATTGCGATATTTGACCGATCGCGAAGCCGAGATCGTCGTGCTGCTGGATCGATTCGACGGTTCGCTGGTCGAGCACGTCGACGCTTCCCGCTTCGCCCTCTTCTGTACACCGGTCATCAACCTGTTTCGCCGCACGAGCGATCCCGCCGAGGTGCCGGGCACGGGCGCCGAAATTCTCGTGCAGCCCGACAGGCAGAACGGCTCGGATTACGAGGTGTTCGCGGTGGAGGCGTTGCATGGCTTCGTCAGCAAAGGAGCGGCATCGCTCGAGTTTCGGCCGCTGTACCGGGCGCTTCTGAACAATAAAGCCGATCACGGGCGCTATTTCACGATCCGCCGCGAGCACGGAACGGCGAAGACGTCATACCGTCGCTACGGCGCTCGTACGCCATACGTGAGTACCGACGTGTTCGTTTCACTGGTCGATGAAAATGAGCAATCCTATCCGCAGGCCATGAAATATCTGTCGGTGGATGCATGGTTGACGAACAGCGATCTGCCGAGCTTGCTGGAGCCCGACGGTGCGAACGATCTGACTGTCGAAATCAGCGCGCCCGTCAGGCGAACGGAACTCGTCCGTGCGCCGAGCGCTGCACGTGCGCCGCTTGCACAGGGAGACGCGGCATGGCGGCTGATCGGTCAGCTGAACCTCGACTACGGCAGGCTGGAGACTCAGGACGGAAGCGCGCTACGCGACATTCTGATTTTGTTTGCCGCTGCCGACGACGCGCGTTTCCGCCGACAGATCGACAGCCTGGTCCGTGTCGAGACGCGTCCCGTGACGAAGAAACTGCCCGGCCACGGCCCGTTGCGGTTCGGTCGAGGCATCGAATGCGTTCTGACCGTGGACGAGGCCGGCTTTGACGGCGCGAGCCCTTTTCTATTTGGCGTGATCCTCGAGCACTACGTCGCTCGTCACGTTTCGACACATTCTTTTACTCAGTCCGTGCTGCGCTCGCCGCAGCGCGGCGAGCTGATGCGCTGGCCGGTTCGGATGGGGACGCGCAGCGCAGCCTGA
- a CDS encoding phosphorylase yields MASRQSGGLPVIAVTGMAFEARIARGDGVEAVFAARADRLERALTEATARGCAGIVSFGTAGGLAPDLKPGALVVADAVDGPFGRVQTDADWSARLVVALHDTPVWTRVSRGAIAAVTAPVVTEQEKASLHRAKGALAVDMESHIAAAFAAARGVPFAVCRAIVDPAWRTLPRAATAGLRDDGSTAILPILRELLKQPSQLGPLLQVASDARAARTTLIQARHAFGREGALRIV; encoded by the coding sequence ATGGCATCGCGGCAGAGCGGCGGGCTGCCCGTCATCGCGGTGACGGGCATGGCGTTCGAGGCGCGCATCGCGCGCGGCGACGGCGTCGAGGCCGTGTTCGCCGCGCGGGCCGACCGGCTCGAGCGTGCGCTCACCGAAGCGACTGCGCGCGGCTGTGCGGGCATCGTGAGCTTCGGCACGGCCGGCGGTCTGGCCCCTGACCTGAAGCCGGGCGCGCTCGTCGTCGCCGATGCGGTCGACGGGCCGTTCGGCCGCGTGCAGACCGACGCCGACTGGAGCGCGCGGCTCGTCGTCGCCTTGCACGACACGCCGGTATGGACGCGCGTGTCTCGCGGTGCGATCGCGGCCGTCACCGCACCCGTCGTCACCGAGCAGGAGAAGGCGTCGCTGCATCGCGCGAAGGGCGCGCTCGCCGTCGACATGGAATCGCATATCGCCGCTGCGTTCGCGGCGGCGCGTGGCGTGCCTTTCGCGGTGTGCCGCGCGATCGTCGATCCCGCGTGGCGCACGCTGCCGCGCGCGGCGACCGCCGGGCTGCGCGACGACGGCAGCACCGCCATCCTGCCGATTCTGCGCGAGCTGCTGAAGCAGCCGTCGCAACTCGGCCCGCTGTTGCAGGTCGCGAGCGACGCGCGTGCCGCGCGCACGACGCTGATCCAGGCACGGCATGCGTTCGGGCGCGAAGGCGCGCTGCGGATCGTCTGA
- the shc gene encoding squalene--hopene cyclase codes for MNDLTDMATLSAGTVPAELDAAVARATDALLAAQNADGHWVYELEADSTIPAEYVLLVHYLGETPNLELEQKIGRYLRRIQQADGGWPLFTDGAPNISASVKAYFALKVIGDDENAEHMQRARRAIHAMGGAEMSNVFTRIQLALYGAIPWRAVPMMPVEIMLLPQWFPFHLSKVSYWARTVIVPLLVLNAKRPLAKNPRGVRIDELFIDPPVNAGLLPRQGHQSAGWFAFFRAVDHVLRAVDGLFPAYTRERAIRQAVAFVDERLNGEDGLGAIYPAMANAVMMYDVLGYAEDHPNRAIARKSIEKLLVVHEDEAYCQPCLSPVWDTSLAAHALLETRDPRAEQAAVRGLDWLRPLQILDVRGDWISRRPHVRPGGWAFQYANPHYPDVDDTAVVAMAMDRAQKLNQSDTYRESIARAREWVVGMQSSDGGWGAFEPENTQYYLNNIPFSDHGALLDPPTADVSGRCLSMLSQLGETALTSDAARRALDYMLKEQEPDGSWYGRWGMNYVYGTWTALCALNAAGLGPDDARVKRAAQWLLSIQNKDGGWGEDGDSYKLNYRGYEPAPSTASQTAWALLGLMAAGEVNNPAVKRGIDYLIAEQKEHGLWDEARFTATGFPRVFYLRYHGYRKFFPLWALARYRNLKRDNTTRVTVGI; via the coding sequence ATGAACGATCTCACCGATATGGCTACCCTGTCGGCCGGCACCGTGCCGGCCGAGCTCGATGCGGCCGTCGCACGCGCGACCGACGCGCTGCTCGCCGCGCAGAACGCGGACGGGCACTGGGTCTACGAACTCGAAGCCGATTCGACGATTCCCGCCGAATACGTGCTGCTCGTCCACTATCTCGGCGAGACGCCGAATCTCGAGCTCGAACAGAAGATCGGCCGCTATCTGCGCCGGATCCAGCAGGCCGACGGCGGCTGGCCGCTGTTTACCGACGGCGCGCCGAACATCAGCGCGAGCGTGAAGGCGTACTTCGCGCTGAAGGTGATCGGCGACGACGAAAACGCCGAGCACATGCAGCGCGCGCGCCGCGCGATCCACGCGATGGGCGGCGCCGAGATGTCGAACGTGTTCACGCGGATTCAGCTCGCGCTGTACGGCGCGATTCCGTGGCGCGCGGTGCCGATGATGCCGGTCGAGATCATGCTGCTGCCGCAGTGGTTCCCGTTCCATCTGTCGAAGGTGTCGTACTGGGCGCGCACGGTGATCGTGCCGCTGCTCGTGCTGAATGCGAAGCGTCCGCTTGCGAAGAATCCGCGCGGCGTCCGCATCGACGAGCTGTTCATCGATCCGCCCGTCAACGCGGGCCTGCTGCCGCGCCAGGGTCACCAGAGCGCCGGCTGGTTCGCGTTCTTCCGTGCGGTCGATCACGTGCTGCGCGCGGTCGACGGGCTGTTTCCGGCTTATACGCGCGAGCGCGCGATTCGTCAGGCCGTCGCGTTCGTCGACGAGCGGCTGAACGGCGAGGACGGCCTCGGCGCGATCTATCCGGCGATGGCCAACGCGGTGATGATGTACGACGTGCTCGGCTATGCGGAAGATCATCCGAATCGCGCGATCGCACGCAAGTCGATCGAGAAGCTGCTCGTCGTGCACGAAGACGAAGCCTATTGCCAGCCGTGCCTGTCGCCCGTCTGGGATACCTCGCTCGCCGCGCATGCGCTGCTCGAGACGCGCGATCCGCGCGCCGAGCAGGCGGCGGTGCGCGGCCTCGACTGGCTGCGTCCGCTGCAGATCCTCGACGTGCGCGGCGACTGGATCTCGCGCCGTCCGCACGTGCGTCCCGGCGGCTGGGCGTTCCAGTACGCGAACCCGCACTACCCGGACGTCGACGATACGGCCGTCGTCGCGATGGCGATGGATCGCGCGCAAAAGCTGAACCAGTCCGACACGTATCGCGAGTCGATCGCGCGTGCGCGCGAGTGGGTCGTCGGCATGCAGAGCAGCGACGGCGGCTGGGGCGCGTTCGAGCCGGAAAACACGCAGTACTACCTGAACAACATCCCGTTTTCCGATCACGGCGCGCTGCTCGATCCGCCGACGGCCGACGTGTCGGGCCGCTGTCTGTCGATGCTGTCGCAGCTCGGCGAAACCGCGCTGACCAGCGACGCGGCGCGCCGCGCGCTCGACTACATGCTGAAGGAGCAGGAGCCGGACGGCAGCTGGTACGGCCGCTGGGGGATGAACTACGTGTACGGCACGTGGACGGCGCTGTGCGCGCTGAACGCGGCGGGCCTCGGGCCGGACGACGCGCGCGTGAAGCGCGCCGCGCAATGGCTGCTGTCGATTCAGAACAAGGACGGCGGCTGGGGCGAGGACGGCGACAGCTACAAGCTGAACTACCGCGGCTACGAGCCCGCACCGAGCACCGCATCGCAGACGGCATGGGCGCTGCTCGGCCTGATGGCAGCCGGCGAGGTCAACAATCCGGCGGTCAAGCGCGGGATCGACTACCTGATCGCCGAACAGAAGGAGCACGGCCTGTGGGACGAAGCGCGCTTCACCGCGACGGGCTTCCCGCGCGTGTTCTATCTGCGCTATCACGGCTATCGCAAGTTCTTCCCGCTGTGGGCGCTGGCGCGCTACCGCAACCTGAAGCGCGACAACACGACGCGCGTCACGGTCGGGATCTGA
- the hpnE gene encoding hydroxysqualene dehydroxylase HpnE, protein MPRTVHVIGAGLAGLSAAVELQRRGRRIVLHDAHAHAGGRCRSWFDSTLGTTVDSGLHRVFAGQAATQRYLRTIGAADQLTGPSSSEFPVVDLASQQRWTLRFGNRRWPSWLFDATARAPGTTPLDYASLASLAFARTGRSLAQTMRCDGVLWERWLRPHFLRVLNVEPRHATAELARAALCGTLAAGGPGCRPLVARHGLGSAFVEPALRMLQHGGAQIRLRSRLDALEFGARGNAVDALAAGGQRIDLAPGDAVVLAVPPDVAQPLVPDLAAPDAFGAVATAYFAAEPPPGAPLDTTVINGVADAVRTGEGQLAATVHDAGRWLDLPREALARRLWEDVARVTGANAAAVPPWQLVVEPRAGFAAVPSQEMKRPAVRTRWTNLVLAGDWIATGLPATIEGAIRSGQQAADALQTQ, encoded by the coding sequence ATGCCCAGAACCGTCCACGTGATCGGTGCCGGTCTCGCGGGCCTGTCGGCCGCCGTCGAGCTGCAACGTCGCGGGCGGCGCATCGTGCTGCACGACGCGCACGCGCATGCGGGCGGCCGTTGCCGCTCGTGGTTCGACTCGACGCTCGGTACGACGGTCGACAGCGGCCTGCATCGCGTGTTCGCGGGGCAGGCGGCGACGCAGCGCTATCTGCGCACGATCGGCGCGGCCGATCAGCTGACGGGCCCGTCGTCGTCCGAATTTCCGGTCGTCGATCTCGCGTCGCAGCAGCGCTGGACGCTGCGCTTCGGGAATCGGCGCTGGCCGTCGTGGCTGTTCGACGCGACCGCACGCGCACCGGGCACGACGCCGCTCGACTACGCGTCGCTCGCCTCGCTCGCGTTCGCGCGCACCGGCCGCTCGCTCGCGCAGACGATGCGCTGCGACGGCGTGCTGTGGGAGCGCTGGCTGCGGCCGCATTTTCTTCGCGTGCTGAACGTCGAGCCGCGTCATGCGACCGCCGAGCTGGCGCGCGCGGCGCTGTGCGGGACGCTCGCGGCCGGCGGCCCCGGCTGCCGGCCGCTCGTCGCGCGGCACGGGCTCGGTAGCGCGTTCGTCGAACCGGCGCTGCGGATGCTGCAGCACGGTGGCGCGCAGATCCGGCTGCGCTCGCGGCTCGATGCGCTCGAGTTCGGCGCGCGCGGCAACGCGGTCGACGCGCTCGCGGCCGGCGGGCAGCGAATCGATCTCGCGCCGGGCGACGCGGTCGTGCTGGCCGTGCCGCCGGACGTTGCGCAGCCGCTCGTGCCCGATCTGGCCGCGCCCGACGCGTTCGGCGCGGTCGCGACCGCCTATTTCGCGGCCGAGCCGCCGCCCGGCGCGCCGCTTGACACGACCGTCATCAACGGCGTCGCCGATGCCGTGCGCACCGGCGAGGGTCAGCTCGCGGCGACGGTTCACGATGCCGGCCGCTGGCTCGACCTGCCGCGCGAGGCGCTCGCGCGGCGGCTGTGGGAAGACGTGGCGCGCGTGACGGGCGCGAACGCGGCGGCAGTCCCGCCGTGGCAGCTCGTGGTCGAGCCGCGCGCGGGATTTGCGGCGGTGCCGTCGCAGGAAATGAAACGTCCGGCCGTGCGTACGCGCTGGACCAACCTTGTGCTGGCGGGCGACTGGATTGCCACCGGCTTGCCCGCCACGATCGAGGGCGCGATCCGTTCCGGCCAGCAGGCCGCGGATGCGCTCCAGACACAATAA
- the hpnD gene encoding presqualene diphosphate synthase HpnD yields MAVSNLVVDEQETDAAAVTSGSSFYLAMRILPAVQRDAMFQVYAFCRAVDDIADSDLPRAERAAGLERWRADIDACFAGHPPRHLVALEREIRAFNLQRDDFHAMIDGMAMDAAEDICAPDEPTLDLYCDRVASAAGRLSVRIFGMPEAEGIKLSHHLGRALQLTNILRDIDDDAAINRCYLPRELLQREGIAISDPATIARDPALPRVCATLVERALEHFRQADAVMDTCARAQVKAPRIMSGAYRCILEAAVARGFAAPRAPLRKPKARMLMIAARYALF; encoded by the coding sequence TTGGCCGTTTCCAATCTCGTCGTGGACGAACAAGAAACCGACGCCGCTGCCGTCACATCGGGCAGTTCTTTCTACCTCGCGATGCGCATCCTGCCGGCCGTGCAGCGCGACGCGATGTTCCAGGTCTACGCGTTTTGCCGCGCGGTGGACGATATCGCCGACAGCGACCTGCCGCGCGCCGAGCGCGCCGCGGGCCTCGAACGCTGGCGCGCCGACATCGACGCGTGCTTCGCCGGCCATCCGCCGCGCCACCTGGTCGCGCTCGAACGCGAAATCCGCGCATTCAATCTGCAGCGCGACGACTTCCACGCGATGATCGACGGGATGGCGATGGACGCCGCCGAGGATATCTGCGCGCCCGACGAGCCGACGCTCGACCTCTATTGCGACCGCGTGGCGAGCGCGGCCGGCCGGCTGTCGGTGAGAATTTTCGGGATGCCGGAAGCCGAAGGCATCAAGCTGTCGCACCACCTCGGCCGCGCGCTGCAATTGACGAACATCCTGCGCGACATCGACGACGACGCGGCGATCAACCGCTGCTATCTGCCGCGCGAACTGCTGCAGCGCGAAGGGATCGCGATTTCCGATCCGGCCACGATCGCCCGCGACCCGGCGTTGCCGCGCGTGTGCGCGACGCTCGTCGAACGCGCGCTCGAACATTTCAGGCAGGCCGATGCGGTGATGGACACTTGCGCACGCGCGCAGGTGAAGGCGCCGCGGATCATGTCGGGCGCGTATCGCTGCATTCTCGAGGCGGCGGTCGCCCGCGGCTTTGCGGCACCGCGCGCGCCGCTGCGCAAGCCGAAGGCGCGGATGCTGATGATCGCCGCGCGCTACGCGCTGTTCTGA
- a CDS encoding alpha/beta fold hydrolase: METNVTAPSQSDHPVFVLVHGAWHGAWCFAHVAAALAARGHLSIARDLPAHGLHARFPASYHVRPLDKDAFGAEPSPVANTTLDDYATQVMQAVDDAYALGRGKVILVGHSMGGLAITAAAERAPDKIAKLVYLAAFMPAAGVPGLDYVRAPENRGELLGPLMLASPRVAGALRIDPRSGDADYRAATRRALCDDVPQADFDAVANLMSCDVPAAPFATAIPTTAARWGAIERHYIKCLQDRVLLPALQQRFVDEADAFAPGNPTHVHQLDSSHSPFMSQPAVLAGVLADIAKH, from the coding sequence ATGGAGACGAACGTGACCGCCCCCTCGCAGTCCGATCACCCGGTTTTCGTGCTCGTGCACGGCGCATGGCATGGCGCGTGGTGCTTCGCGCACGTCGCCGCCGCGCTGGCCGCGCGCGGCCATCTATCGATCGCGCGCGATCTGCCCGCGCACGGCCTCCACGCGCGCTTTCCCGCGTCGTATCACGTGCGCCCGCTCGACAAGGACGCGTTCGGCGCCGAGCCGTCGCCGGTCGCGAACACGACGCTCGACGATTACGCGACGCAGGTGATGCAGGCGGTCGACGACGCATACGCGCTCGGCCGCGGCAAGGTGATCCTGGTCGGCCACAGCATGGGCGGCCTCGCGATCACCGCAGCTGCCGAACGCGCGCCGGACAAGATCGCGAAGCTCGTCTATCTGGCCGCCTTCATGCCGGCCGCGGGCGTACCGGGCCTCGACTACGTGCGCGCACCGGAGAACCGCGGGGAATTGCTCGGCCCGCTGATGCTCGCGAGCCCGCGCGTTGCCGGCGCGTTGCGGATCGACCCGCGCAGCGGCGACGCCGACTATCGCGCGGCGACGCGCCGCGCGCTTTGCGACGACGTCCCGCAGGCCGATTTCGACGCGGTGGCGAACCTGATGAGCTGCGACGTGCCGGCCGCGCCGTTCGCGACGGCGATCCCGACGACGGCCGCGCGATGGGGCGCGATCGAGCGCCACTACATCAAGTGCCTGCAGGATCGCGTACTGCTGCCGGCGCTGCAGCAGCGCTTCGTCGACGAAGCCGATGCGTTCGCGCCCGGCAATCCGACGCACGTGCATCAGCTCGACAGCAGCCATTCGCCGTTCATGTCGCAGCCGGCCGTGCTCGCCGGCGTGCTGGCCGACATCGCGAAGCACTGA
- a CDS encoding GGDEF domain-containing protein has translation MTTERASLSDLVIERVGFGLFVLDRRMTVLMWNRFMQDHSGVPAADVIGRNLFDCFPDLPRAWLTRKLDSVFQLGSFAFSSWEQRPYLFRFEHDRPITGGVDYMQQDCTFMPLTRGRDVEAVCVTISDVTHVSVMQREREEAVAKLREHANRDGLTGIANRRYFETRLGEEFARWQRYGGDLSMLLFDLDHFKAINDRFGHAVGDAVLRETARRVAAIVRAQDTFGRFGGEEFALLLPCTNLDEALQVADKVRDAIGRTTVDAEGVSVAVTASVGAACAKLGQPACDALVNDADAALYRAKRLGRDRSVGYA, from the coding sequence ATGACGACCGAACGCGCGTCGCTCAGCGATCTCGTGATCGAGCGCGTCGGCTTCGGGCTGTTCGTGCTCGATCGCCGGATGACCGTGCTGATGTGGAATCGCTTCATGCAGGACCACAGCGGCGTGCCGGCCGCCGACGTGATCGGCCGCAACCTCTTCGACTGCTTCCCCGACCTGCCGCGCGCGTGGCTCACGCGCAAGCTCGACAGCGTGTTCCAGCTCGGCAGCTTCGCGTTCAGCTCGTGGGAGCAGCGGCCCTATCTGTTTCGTTTCGAGCACGATCGGCCGATCACGGGCGGCGTCGACTACATGCAGCAGGACTGCACGTTCATGCCGCTCACGCGCGGCCGCGACGTCGAAGCGGTGTGCGTGACGATCTCGGATGTCACGCACGTCAGCGTGATGCAGCGCGAGCGCGAAGAGGCGGTCGCGAAGCTGCGCGAGCATGCGAACCGCGACGGCCTCACCGGCATCGCGAACCGGCGCTACTTCGAGACGCGGCTCGGCGAAGAGTTCGCGCGCTGGCAGCGCTACGGCGGCGATCTGTCGATGCTGCTGTTCGATCTCGATCACTTCAAGGCGATCAACGACCGCTTCGGCCATGCGGTCGGCGATGCGGTGCTGCGCGAGACCGCGCGCCGCGTCGCGGCGATCGTGCGCGCGCAGGATACGTTCGGCCGCTTCGGCGGCGAGGAATTCGCGCTGCTGCTGCCCTGCACGAATCTCGACGAAGCGCTGCAGGTCGCGGACAAGGTGCGCGACGCGATCGGCCGCACGACGGTGGACGCAGAAGGCGTCAGCGTCGCGGTGACGGCGAGCGTCGGCGCCGCGTGCGCGAAACTCGGACAGCCCGCATGCGACGCGCTCGTCAACGACGCGGACGCCGCGCTCTATCGCGCGAAACGGCTCGGCCGCGACCGCTCGGTCGGCTACGCGTAG
- a CDS encoding chemotaxis protein CheC translates to MPDSVFTAEQRDALQEIANLAMGRAAARLAVLLGRFIELSVPRVRVVHAAEAGRALREMTGIDDNVTAVRQGFRSDIKGEAIVLCRSAGVGRLMSLVERTFGGGTHGGMATQDELVFDVANALMGACVASILDELGRKPVFFPPGLLGTNVSFEDVFQPTVLAWSVALLLEVNFGLEDHAFRAHFVMLMAEDSIRLMGDALDALLSAL, encoded by the coding sequence ATGCCTGACTCGGTGTTCACGGCGGAGCAACGCGACGCGTTGCAGGAGATCGCCAATCTCGCGATGGGCCGCGCCGCGGCACGGCTCGCGGTGCTGCTGGGCCGCTTCATCGAACTGTCGGTGCCGCGCGTGCGCGTCGTCCATGCGGCCGAGGCGGGACGCGCGCTGCGCGAGATGACGGGGATCGACGACAACGTGACCGCCGTGCGCCAGGGTTTCCGGTCCGACATCAAGGGCGAGGCGATCGTGCTCTGCCGCAGCGCGGGCGTCGGGCGGCTGATGTCGCTCGTCGAGCGCACCTTCGGCGGCGGCACGCACGGCGGGATGGCGACGCAGGACGAACTCGTGTTCGACGTCGCGAACGCGCTGATGGGCGCATGCGTCGCGTCGATTCTCGACGAGCTCGGCCGCAAGCCGGTGTTCTTTCCGCCGGGCCTGCTCGGCACCAACGTGTCGTTCGAGGACGTCTTCCAGCCGACCGTGCTCGCATGGAGCGTCGCGCTGCTGCTCGAAGTGAATTTCGGTCTCGAGGATCACGCGTTTCGCGCACATTTCGTGATGCTGATGGCCGAAGACTCGATCCGGCTGATGGGCGACGCGCTCGACGCGTTGCTGTCCGCGCTATGA
- a CDS encoding response regulator produces MSLPIVIADDSLLARKLLAKALPGDWDVDVAYAANGREALALYRDGKASVMFLDLTMPDMNGYQVLETLRHEDMNTFVIVVSADIQPQAQARVRELGAIAFVAKPVTSEALLPILKEYGLYA; encoded by the coding sequence ATGTCCTTGCCGATTGTGATTGCCGACGATTCGCTGCTTGCGCGCAAACTGTTGGCGAAAGCCTTGCCGGGAGACTGGGACGTCGATGTCGCGTATGCAGCGAATGGTCGAGAGGCCTTGGCGCTCTATCGTGACGGCAAAGCTTCCGTGATGTTTCTGGACCTGACGATGCCCGACATGAACGGCTATCAGGTGCTCGAAACACTGCGCCACGAGGATATGAACACGTTCGTGATCGTGGTATCCGCTGACATCCAGCCGCAGGCGCAAGCGCGCGTCCGCGAGCTCGGCGCGATCGCGTTCGTCGCCAAACCCGTGACGTCGGAGGCATTGCTGCCCATTCTCAAGGAGTATGGGTTGTATGCCTGA